From Phaeocystidibacter marisrubri, the proteins below share one genomic window:
- a CDS encoding TerB family tellurite resistance protein, producing MIIFGTRGVKSTINTGEFNCPQCAEQKAYRHRKVTQFFTLYFIPLIPLSRVGEYVECNQCKGTFVPRVLTAQLNPSEEQVQAQYEIAVRNSLIMIMLADGVINDNEKTQILTILNGIGKYEATPAQLEAHIKKVQEENLSVSNYLSKIGPMLNEHGKEIVISSALSVAASDGEIDDSELRLIFEMGVAMQMSKTHLRAIMEAPFKKAQQN from the coding sequence ATGATCATTTTCGGAACCCGTGGTGTAAAATCAACCATCAACACAGGTGAGTTTAATTGTCCGCAATGCGCCGAACAAAAGGCTTACCGCCACAGAAAAGTCACCCAATTTTTCACACTTTACTTTATACCACTCATTCCTTTGAGCCGGGTTGGAGAGTATGTGGAATGTAATCAATGTAAAGGAACGTTTGTCCCACGCGTACTCACCGCCCAATTGAATCCGTCAGAAGAACAAGTTCAAGCTCAATATGAAATTGCTGTTCGCAATTCACTAATCATGATCATGTTGGCAGATGGGGTAATTAATGATAATGAAAAAACACAGATACTCACCATTCTGAATGGTATTGGCAAGTATGAAGCGACGCCCGCTCAGCTAGAAGCCCATATCAAGAAGGTTCAAGAAGAGAATTTGAGCGTGAGCAACTACCTTTCTAAAATCGGCCCCATGCTGAATGAACACGGCAAAGAGATCGTTATTTCAAGCGCCTTGTCCGTGGCTGCATCTGATGGTGAAATTGACGATTCTGAATTGCGACTCATTTTCGAAATGGGAGTTGCCATGCAGATGTCCAAGACCCATTTGCGTGCTATCATGGAGGCGCCGTTCAAAAAGGCCCAGCAGAACTAA
- a CDS encoding Crp/Fnr family transcriptional regulator produces MSQLIESITAVVDLAPEEQSKIEAAFHPHLLKKGDYFIQSGEVCNRIAFVEHGQIRVYYSDESGDETTCHFAGKHEFTSSLTSMLTRAPSKDNFVALENTKLLIIERDAMDQLCEDIPQLHIWRRVLVENIYIMMERRLSMMRNQSAQKRYETMIRENPDIILNVPLQYTASFLGITPQHLSRLRKQIS; encoded by the coding sequence ATGAGCCAGTTGATAGAAAGTATTACAGCCGTAGTTGATCTTGCGCCAGAAGAGCAGTCCAAGATTGAAGCTGCTTTCCATCCACATCTACTCAAGAAGGGAGATTACTTCATTCAATCTGGGGAAGTGTGTAACCGCATTGCCTTTGTTGAACACGGCCAAATTCGCGTGTATTACAGCGATGAGTCGGGAGATGAAACCACCTGCCACTTCGCCGGAAAGCACGAGTTTACTTCTTCACTTACGAGCATGCTAACCAGAGCTCCGAGCAAGGATAACTTCGTGGCCTTAGAGAATACAAAACTGTTGATTATTGAAAGAGATGCAATGGATCAACTTTGTGAAGACATCCCTCAATTACATATCTGGCGTCGAGTTCTCGTGGAGAATATCTACATCATGATGGAACGAAGATTATCGATGATGAGGAACCAATCGGCACAGAAACGTTACGAGACCATGATTCGTGAAAATCCGGATATCATTTTAAACGTCCCCCTGCAGTACACGGCCTCTTTTCTGGGCATCACACCGCAGCATCTCAGCCGTCTCCGAAAGCAAATTTCTTAA
- a CDS encoding NAD-dependent epimerase/dehydratase family protein, producing MESQLHTVLGARGASGRAVLNELHARNLPTRAVTKSSSIPNVETTHADLLSASSTLEAVRGSSHVYLCIGLPYDIKVWSAEWEIIMSNVIEACATIRAVVIFLDNIYMYAPPLPLNFSEETPQNPSSKKGAIRKRTATLLTSAIESGKVQGVIGRSADFYGPGTTNSMLYVSFLQNMLAGKRPIALSNTSIPHTWANVNDNARALVDIAIHEDCHGEVWHLPVGEPITYRQVLDVFNRQLGTHYSLSQVPKFALSLLSFFSTPIREVAEMRYQFDQPYVMSWEKFHKRFPAFQTTSTERGISEMIASFQSL from the coding sequence ATGGAAAGTCAACTTCACACCGTATTGGGCGCGCGAGGCGCTTCTGGTAGAGCGGTTTTAAACGAATTACACGCACGAAATCTGCCAACTAGAGCCGTGACTAAATCGAGTAGCATTCCCAATGTAGAAACTACCCATGCGGACCTACTCTCTGCTTCTTCCACTTTAGAAGCCGTTCGAGGCAGCTCTCACGTTTATCTGTGCATTGGTTTGCCCTACGACATCAAAGTGTGGAGTGCAGAATGGGAAATCATCATGAGCAACGTCATTGAAGCGTGTGCTACCATTCGTGCCGTGGTGATCTTCTTGGATAACATTTATATGTATGCTCCTCCTTTGCCCTTAAACTTTAGCGAAGAAACCCCACAAAACCCGAGCTCAAAAAAGGGAGCGATTCGCAAGAGAACGGCTACATTGCTCACCTCCGCCATCGAAAGTGGAAAAGTTCAAGGAGTAATTGGAAGGTCAGCTGACTTTTACGGTCCGGGGACAACCAACAGCATGCTCTATGTTTCCTTTCTTCAAAACATGCTCGCTGGGAAGCGCCCTATCGCATTATCAAACACCTCCATACCGCACACTTGGGCCAATGTAAACGACAATGCCAGAGCCCTCGTAGACATAGCCATTCACGAAGATTGTCATGGGGAAGTCTGGCATTTACCGGTTGGAGAACCCATTACCTATCGTCAGGTACTCGACGTTTTCAACCGTCAATTAGGAACCCACTACTCCCTCTCTCAAGTCCCAAAATTCGCCCTATCCCTTCTCTCCTTCTTCTCAACTCCTATTCGAGAAGTTGCTGAAATGCGCTATCAATTCGATCAGCCTTATGTGATGTCTTGGGAGAAATTCCACAAGCGATTTCCAGCGTTTCAAACGACCTCAACAGAGCGTGGCATCTCTGAAATGATAGCGAGTTTTCAGAGCCTATAG